In the Phocoena phocoena chromosome 14, mPhoPho1.1, whole genome shotgun sequence genome, ATTCTCTTAGGTGCTGGGATGCTTCCTCTTAAGCAAAGGCAGTGGAGACAAGAGGGGAGATTGTTAATCAGGTCTTGCGGATGACACACTTATGGTCCCCGTACTGAAAGTAAGATTTGTAGTTTTGAAGTGAATCCTCTGCTTATGATGGAAGCTGTAACGTATAAACCCACTTGGAGGCTGGGAATCTCGTGAGACTGGCCTGAACCATCAGATGGGTGCGTCCATGAAAGAGACTTACAgttccgccccccaccccccaccccccgttctCAGGAAGACATGCTGCCTTAAGGAATCAGAAACACCTTGTGTGATGGGATCCTGGGGTGAGGCCAAGCTACTGGCAACAAGTGGattgcctatttctttttttttttttttgcggtacgcgggcctctcactgttgtggcctctcccgttgcggagcacaggctccggacgcgcaggctcagcgaccatggctcacgggcccagccgccctgcggcatgtgggatcttcccggaccggggcacgaacccgtgtcccctgcatcggcaaccgctgcgccaccagggaagccctgggttgccTATTTCAAAGCTGGTGTTCCCCTTTCATCAGCCTGTGTCCCTGGCCTCCGTCCCTCCCTTTGGGGAAATGAGACTCTCCCAGGGCTGAGTTAGTTTAGCTTCCGCCTCCCAGCAATCCTTTCTAACAAGCCTCTTTCCTATGTCCAGGAGGAAAATATCGTGAACCTATGTGGGAACTTCAAAGGGCAGgagccctttctctttttctgcatcGAGGAGGTCTCCACTTTCGTCTTTCAGTCAGTCTCCTGCCCAGGCTGGTTCATAGCTACCTCCTCCATGGTGGGCAGCCCGTCACTCTCACCAAGGAGAGGGGCAAAACCGAAAACACTAACTTCTACTTAGAGGGTGAAAACTAAATCCAGCCTGGGTTCTACGTGGCTGGATCAAGCAGTCAGAGATTCTTCTGTTTGAAAACACAATGGGTCATCTTAAGAGACCACCATGCACTGATGCCCATCCATAGTCTACCTcattctcatcaccccaaaaCCATCTCATCCTCTGGACACCCTCTAGATATCCTCAGGATATACCATGTCCCCCCCCCGCACTTGAGCATCATTCCAGGGTGAACCTACGAgtcactttttattctttcttgatcTTGTCCCACCGTCCACCTAGTTAAGTCCACTTAAGTCCACATCCGAAATGCTTCTTGTAGCCTCTCTTCCTATTCCTTCTGCCAACCCATAGCCTAGAGATGTGAATTCCAAACAGTTTAGTTCATACAGCCCTatcaataaaagaatattaattctatgcatgtttattataaatattatgctCTCCAAAAGAGGAATCTAAAGGGTAAGAAGTAAAAATTTTACATGTCTTGATAATCATGATAAACTCATAATATCATTAGTTAATAATCTgacacacaggggcttccctggcggcacagtggttgagagtccgcctggcaatgcaggggacacgggttcgtgccccggtccgggaagatcccacatgccgcggagcggctgggcccgtgagccatggccgctgaacctgcgcgtccagagtctgtgctccgcgatgggagaggccacaacagtgagaggcccgtgtaccgcaaaaaaaaaaaaatctgacacaCAGTATGTACTTTGGTTAAGATTAATCGTTAACCATAGTAAATGTAAATCAGTCTGTATTTCAAAGAATCACTAATAgtggtttacatttttttcaggcaTCAGCTATGATATATTCTTGCTATTATTCATGTTTTCTAGACTCTAGTAGAACATTCAATCAACAGTTTCTTTATTGACATGCTTTTAAGCCAGTTGTCCATTTTGTGAGGATTACTTTAGTTAAAGCCTGTAGTATAATTTACGTATCCACTTAACCAGTGACGTGTAAATTGCAAGTAACCGCAGTGCCCTGAACATGAATGTGAGCATGTCAGGCTCTCTTCCTTCAGGAAACCTTGCCCTTCTTTGCACGTCATGAGCAGGTGTATCGGGATTTGCAATGGCTGGGAATCCTTCACCAATGGGGGATGGGAGCGGGTAGGGAAATGCTGCTCTCTTCCATCACTGAAGTGGACAATTCTGAGATGCATTCCACATGGTTCCTCAGAGGGTCCCAGCAGGATTAAGTCACAGTCGCCCACAGGAGTGCTGAGCTCAGGAACACCTCCTTGCATTGGCTTCCTTCATTTTCCTGCTTCAATTTCCCCAGTCCCCATTCTTGTTCCCTGGGATCACTTCTCATCATTCcaagacagacagatggagaaagagaggagggacaaaatggcagagtagaaggaccttGAGATCTCATCCCCTCAcgacagaagaaaaagagagctgTAGCAGTGTTATTTCCCTTGTTCCCGTCTCTGAAACACTGGTTTCCATGACTTTTTCCTCCAGCCTTTGAAATACTCTAATATTCAAGATGTTGATGCTATCGTTGCTTTCTTAAGCTCGAGTTAAGGTGGCCTTACTCAGATCCAGGGCTGTTGGCTGGTGAGTTATCCATAGACTGGCAGAGATGGGCTTATACTTGAGATGCTCGAGGATAGCCTTTCCCCTGAATCTCTTCCATTCAGCACCCTGAACCCCCAAATGCAAGTCTATTTCAGATTCCtactccctcccacccatcctttccaatttgggtCAGTGTCtatatttgcttttccctttcttcatctccagtttcttttattctttggaaGAGAAAATTTCATAGGCTCTGTGAGCTTGCAACTGAGAATCTTTGCCTGTCCCTTAGGTTGAGaactttaactttgtttataATCTAATGTGACCTTGAGGCAAGAAAACAACACTAGTTATCAatgagaaagaagaagggaagagaaatatGCAGAAAATAAACTATCAATTAACTGCTCAATTAGCATTTGAGTCATTTATAAGCGGAAGAGCCTTGATTATGAAGAAAATACTCCAGAGTCAACTCTAAGCCGTATGATTGGGTAATGGCTCCAGGAATAAGTGGACAGGTCACGTGAAAAGTCATAATAACATCATTCCTCATTGGTTCTCTACTTGGCCAAAGATGCAACTAGAAATGAGATTCCCAATGACAAAGTCTGGGCAGCCGATAGAGTGCCACCTCCCAATATCTAATACCGACCATTAAGAGACCAAAACCTACACAGTGAtgttctctacttttgtgtaaTTTAGAAGATCTTTGCAGATTAAAGCTCTGATTAATATCGGCTTCATCTGCGCCTATAATAGCAGCATGACCATAATAAAAGCTGTAACTTACTGCCCAAGGTCAAAGCCAGCAGCAACGGTTTCCCTAAACTCACCATGTGGCTTGAACCGCAAATACCAGAACCTGGGTTTATTCTCAAGAGGAGTGTCAGGACCAATAATTTCCACCATTTAGCAAatgttttttgagcacttacactgttctaaatgctgggGATACGGTAGTAAACAAAGCGGAAAAACATATATCTAACCTCCTTGAACTGACATTAAATTTTGAAGGTTTGGGGGGTACAGTCCCTTACCCCTGGTCCCCATCTACATTCAAACACATAGAGAATACGCTggtgacaaaataaaaatcaaagcagtGCCCTTATTTTTGAGGCAGCTGAAATAGAGAAATGAGAGGTGCCTTCTGCTCCCCACCTCAACTTTTGGGGCCTAAACTGTGTTCATCAACTCTGATCTCATAGTCTCAGGCCACCGTGACGATCTGTCATCTGCTGGCAGAACCAAGACAATGAGGCAGAGGGTTAAGCTCCCAGCTGCTCTAGGCAGCCTCAGGGTGGAGTTGGTCCTCTTACCCACTGCTCTATGGTGGTCAGAGTCTTGTTGACCAGAGTTACTTCTCATCCCTTTGAGAAACTCACAGCCTCTGCTTATAAACTACTTTCCTCACAACCCATTCACtctttccactttaaaaaatataaacttcagCTGTTATTAATACATGGCTACATTCTCctgtaaataaaaaaaagtaaaaacataactGACAAATCCAAATCCTTTCCCCAAATCCCAATTCCCCCCCCCTCAACCCAACGATAACCACTGATGTGTTGGCATCATCCTGGTCCATTTCCTATGCGTTTACATACTCCTATGTACCTATTGGAAACACTTGGTGttgttctgtgtgtgtgcgtttcCCTAATTGGTATGATACAATACCTATATTCCTCCAACTTTTTTCACCCAACAATATGTTCAAATAGCTATTTATGCTTATACGGATGGATCTATCTCATTCTTTTCAACCACGGCAGTTTCCAATAGAATGATTTTTACCATTGGTTGAATAGTCATCCCTTCACTGATGGACAGTtagtttgtttccactttttgttgttgctttacaAACAATGTGTCAGTGAACGTTCTAGTATATGcttcctgtacacacacacaagacatTCTTTAGAATAGATTGGTGAATCGCTTGACCATAGattaaagaaattctttttaaaatttttttttttttttgtggtacgcaggcctctcactgctgtggcctctcccgtcgcggagcacaggctccggatgcgcaggcccagtggccatggctcacgggcccagccgctccgtggcatgtgggatcttcccggacctgggcacgaacccgcgtcccctgcaccggcaggcggactctcaaccactgcgccaccagggaagggaagccccgcGTTGTTACTTTAATTGGTAAGTTGCCGATTACTAGTAAGACATTTGCTGTTCACAACAGTCTGAAGTCAAGACCTCTGACTTTTGACTTCTCCACCAAAACCTTTCTTTTGAGCATCACCAGTGATGTCGCTGTTGCCAAATCCTGTGGACACTCCACTGTCCTCACCTTAACTGGCATCGGACATGGCCTGCCACTCTCCCCTCATCCTTACCCTCAGTGCTAGGGGTTCTGCAGCAAGTCACTCCTAGTTTTTCCCCAACCTCGCTCTCCTTTACTGATTCCTCCTTATGTGACTTGTGAAGGCTGAAGTTCCTCAGGGCTCATCCTTGAGTCCTTGTTTCCTCTATACTGTTTCCCTGGATGATCTTACTTGTTACCAATTTAAATTCCAAACGGATATTGACAATTTGATCTGGCCCAGAGCTCTTCTTGGAGCTCCAGATTTGCATTGGCAGCTACCAATTTGGATTGTCTCAGAACTTGCAAATTGAGTATGTCCTAAGGAGCACCCTTGATCCTTGCCCAATATACCTATCCCGACTCCCAGTCTTTTCCATCTCAGTTACTCAAGACAGAAACCtaggagtcatccttgattcctctttTCCCTAAAGACCTACATCCAACCATCCAACCcatcaagtttttttgtttttgctaaccCATCAAGTCTATCCACCAAGAagtctaccttcaaaatacatctCAAGTCCATTTGGAATAACTATTGAGAACCTGCTTTAAGCTAGATGATATGGTGGGTGCTTTCTCATAGTAATATCTTCTCTatacttccttattttttaatttacattttaaaagaacctAGTGAGATATTATTCCCATTATGCAAACGAGGTGAAGGCACTTGTTTAAGAGTTCTCAGTTAGGGGATGGCAGAGACTAGATCTGATACAaagttcagttatttatttttttttgtttttcttttttttttttttgcggtacgaaggcctctcactgtcgtcgcctctcccgttgcggagcacaggctccggacgcgcaggctcagtggccatggctcacgggcccagctgctccgcggcatgtgggatcttcctggaccggggcacgaacccgtgtcccctgcatcggcagacggactctcaaccactgcgccaccagggaagccctaagttcagttatttaaaaaactcattttcttcactGCGGACATCAGTTCAGCCCTGGATTACCTGCAGTAAACTGTTGAAACGTGGACGGTGATCAATACAGCCCTGATGTGCTGATTTATATACCGAGGAGGAATTCTTCCGTCACTCAACACCTGCCTGGATCAGAGCCCCTCAGAGTGTGGTCCCAGCTTCAGCATCAACCGGCAACCTACCAGAAATGCAAATGCTCAGACTCCTCCCGGACCTGCTGCCTCAGAAAAACTCAGGGGTGGAGTCCAGCAACTGTggtttaacaagctctccaggtgatttcattttaaattgaggtaaaatttacataacataaattCACCACTTAAAACTATACAATCCAGCGGCTTTTAATGCATTCACagtgttatgcaaccatcaccactaattccagaacattttgcTGAGCTCCCAAAACAAACGCTAACCCATGAAGCAGTCATTCCTCATCGCCCCTCCCCCCAGTTCCtgtcaaccactaatctgcttcctttctctctgtatttGCCTAGtcaggacatttcatataaatggaatcattcaaaaAAACCCACCTCAAATCCACCTATCCCTCTCCCACTTCTCTGCCACCCACCACTGCATATCTGGCGACCACCATAACTCACCAGTCCTGTAAATCTGCCTCCTGACTGGTGACCTCCATCTACTACTCCATCTATATATTAAATCAGTTCTCTTTGGGCCAGCCAGGATTATCCCCATAAACGGAAATTCAACTATGTCATTCCAATGTTTAGACTTCTTTGATGTCTCCATTTGCAATTAGaatgaaatgcaaattttttAACCATGGTATACAGGTTTGCCTGGATGGTCTGGCCCTTGCTGACCCAACCCTTCTTCCAGGTCACTCTCTCCATTGCCACATTCAGTCATGCTAACCTGTCAGTTCTTTGAACACGCCAAGTCCTTTAtagccccaggacctttgcatatGCTATGCTCATGTACATCCCTTTTACGTGTATTGGCTTATTCTCATTCTTTGCCTTTCTGGCCTCTACAAGGAGCTCCTTATATGTCACATCCCCTAGACGCCTCCCCTAACCACCATGTCTGAATTAAGCTGTTCCTTCTACCTCCTGAAATTTCTATctccagtttttcattttttccttcccacaATTTGTAATGACTTTATTTGCCctagtctttctttccttccctccttgcaATATAAAGTCCTTGACTGCAAGGAAGTAGTGTTTCTCAAGTTCACCATCATATCCCCAGCCCCATAGCACAGTAtctgtgtttaataaatatatgttgaataagtatattaattattaataaattgataagtgaatgaataaatgaggagCTGACTTCCTCCCCAGGCAGCCCACCCTCCCTAGCAAGACTAGCCTCATTCAGAATAAAGCCTACCTTCTTGTCCTTAATCCTAGATGTCACAGAGAAGGGAGCTCCCAAGTCTGCCCAAGGGCTTCAGCTTTGTGAAGGCAGCGCCCATGAccctttaatttccatttgttaCCAAGACTGTTGCCCCAGAATcatacccctgcccctcccttgaaTGGAAACCAATTGCTCTTATCTAAGTTTCAGGAGgaagctgcaaagagaaaaacaagaactgGTTAAAAACCAACTAAGTCCAAGATGggggaagatttgacttccattAGACTGTGAGCCccattatacactcattgtaatgcattagctaagtcacacacacacacacacacacacacacacacgagttgaCGGTTGACACGACAACAACCGAAAAAGCCTAACAAGGACTGAAAAGGAGTGTTGCAGCAGTTCCAGGTCCAGACCACACCCCAGTTCACGGgtattcctccctctctttccagtTCCCTCCCTTTTACCTCAA is a window encoding:
- the LOC136134167 gene encoding LOW QUALITY PROTEIN: interleukin-36 beta-like (The sequence of the model RefSeq protein was modified relative to this genomic sequence to represent the inferred CDS: inserted 1 base in 1 codon) yields the protein MGLLSLTARTDTDFYCNGKGTPYYLGIKEQNLCLCCTEIRGQPALQLKEENIVNLCGNFKGQEPFLFFCIEEVSTFVFQSVSCPGWFIATSSXGGQPVTLTKERGKTENTNFYLEGEN